A single region of the Zonotrichia albicollis isolate bZonAlb1 chromosome 16, bZonAlb1.hap1, whole genome shotgun sequence genome encodes:
- the FLCN gene encoding folliculin: MNAIVALCHFCELHGPRTLFCTEVLHSPLPQGAGSGDISRQNEQAEEEEGGIQMSSRIRSHSPAEGASADSSSPGPKKSDMCEGCRSLAGGHPGYVSHDKETSIKYVSHQHPNHPQLFSIVRQACVRSLSCEVCPGREGPIFFGDEQHGFVFSHTFFIKDSLARGFQRWYSIITIMMDRIYLINSWPFLLGKIRGIIDELQGKALKVFEAEQFGCPQRAQRMNTAFTPFLHQRNGNAARSLTSLTNDENLWACLHTSFAWLLKACGSRLTEKLLEGAPTEDTLVQMEKLADLKEESEGWDGSEEEEKPSSQPDVVEGQELSKSSPETSLVPDCSSWNVAHRRLSVFRSLRHMRQVLGASAFRMLAWHVLMGNQVIWKAQDVDLVQSAFDVLRTMLPIGCVRIIPYSEQYEEAYRCNFLGLGPHVQIPPHILASEFAVLVEVRAASRSSLYPTLFDDEQSLNKYEFLVTSGSPVAADRVGPTILNKIEAALTNQNLSVDVVDQCLVCLKEEWMNKVKVLFKFTKVDSRPKEDTQKLLSILGAAEEDNVKLLKFWMTGLSKTYKSHLMSTVRSPTSSECRN, encoded by the exons ATGAACGCCATCGTGGCCCTGTGCCATTTCTGTGAGCTGCACGGCCCCCGCACGCTGTTCTGCACCGAGGTGCTGCACTCGCCGCTCCCGCAGGGCGCCGGCAGCGGGGACATCTCCAGGCAGAACGAGCAGgccgaggaggaggaaggggggattCAGATGAGCAGCAGGATCCGCTCGCACAGCCCGGCCGAAGGCGCCAGCGCCgactccagcagccctggcccaaaGAAATCCGACATGTGTGAG GGCTGCCGCTCCCTTGCAGGAGGACACCCGGGGTACGTCAGCCACGACAAGGAGACCTCCATCAAGTACGTCAGCCACCAGCacccaaaccatccccagcTGTTCAGCATCGTGCGCCAGGCCTGCGTGCGCAGCCTCAGCTGTGAG GTCTGCCCAGGACGTGAAGGCCCTATTTTTTTTGGAGATGAGCAGCATGGTTTTGTGTTCAGCCACACCTTTTTTATCAAAGACAGCCTGGCCAGAGGTTTCCAGCGCTGGTACAGCATCATCACCATCATGATGGACCGGATTTACCTCATCAACTCCTGGCCTTTCTTGTTGGGAAAAATCAGAGGCATCATTGATGAGCTGCAGGGCAAAGCACTGAAG gtgttTGAAGCAGAGCAGTTTGGGTGCCCCCAGCGTGCCCAGCGCATGAACACGGCCTTCACCCCCTTCCTGCACCAGCGCAACGGCAACGCCGCGCGCTCCCTGACCTCGCTGACCAACGACGAGAACCTCTGGGCCTGCCTGCACACCTCCTTCGCCTG GCTGCTGAAGGCTTGTGGTAGCCGGCTTACAGAGAAGCTTCTGGAGGGAGCACCCACAGAAGACACCCTGGTTCAGATGGAAAAACTTGCAG atcTGAAAGAAGAGTCAGAAGGCTGGGACGGTTCTGAGGAAGAAGAGAAGCCTTCTTCCCAGCCAGATGTTGTGGAAGGGCAGGAGCTGTCCAAAAGCTCCCCTGAAACCTCTCTGGTGCCAGATTGCAGCAGCTGGAACGTGGCTCACAGGAGGTTGTCTGTGTTCCGTTCTCTCAGGCACATGAGACAG gttcTCGGGGCATCAGCATTCCGAATGCTGGCTTGGCATGTTCTGATGGGGAACCAGGTCATCTGGAAAGCTCAGGATGTGGATCTTGTCCAGTCTGCCTTTGATGTCCTACGG ACGATGCTGCCCATCGGGTGCGTGCGGATCATCCCCTACAGCGAGCAGTACGAGGAGGCCTATCGCTGCAACTTCCTGGGCCTGGGCCCGCACGTCCAGATCCCTCCCCACATCCTGGCATCTG AGTTTGCAGTGCTCGTGGAAGTCCGTGCTGCCTCCCGCTCCAGCCTCTACCCAACCCTGTTTGATGATGAGCAGTCCCTCAACAAGTACGAGTTCCTTGTCACCAGTGGGAGCCCCGTGGCAGCAGATCGAG TTGGCCCAACAATCTTGAACAAGATCGAAGCTGCCCTGACCAACCAGAACCTCTCTGTGGACGTTGTGGATCAGTGCCTTGTGTGCCTGAAGGAGGAGTGGATGAA TAAAGTGAAAGTCCTCTTTAAGTTCACCAAAGTGGACAGCAGACCCAAGGAGGACACCCAGAAGCTGCTGAGcatcctgggagctgcagaggaggacAATGTCAAACTCCTCAAGTTCTGGATGACCGGCCTGAGCAAGACCTACAAGTCGCACCTGATGTCGACAGTTCGCAGCCCGACGTCCTCAGAGTGCCGGAATTGA
- the PLD6 gene encoding mitochondrial cardiolipin hydrolase has translation MGIRCMGSVCGDGLAVRVPVPGEGSVFGAGSGALRGWVGAGIWEPGPAPCGGRSSPRAAPASAAAARAGPGRAMRAAGALAAVAVTAVAMAVAAWRRARPVREVLFFPSPPCCIEALLAEAAEPGAPARPCPCPLPSGDTALSRLVRRLLSARRSLDLCLFSFSCPQLARAVQLLHRRGVRIRLVTDAQYMGLHGSQIGRLRQAGIQVRHDQHSGYMHHKFAIVDRRMLITGSLNWTTQAIQSNRENVLVVEDAEYVKAFQEEFERIWEEYNPANYRFFSERQ, from the exons ATGGGAATCCGCTGCATGGGCTCGGTGTGCGGTGACGGGCTCGCTGTCAGGGTTCCGGTACCTGGGGAGGGGTCGGTGTTCGGGGCAGGATCCGGAGCCCTTCGGGGCTGGGTCGGTGCCGGGATTTgggagcccggcccagccccgtGTGGCGGCCGCTCCTCCCCGCGCGCCGCTCCCGCCTCCGCCGCGGCtgcgcgggccgggccgggccgggccatgaGGGCGGCGGGGGCGCTGGCGGCGGTGGCCGTGACCGCGGTGGCGATGGCGGTGGCGGCCTggcggcgggcccggcccgTGCGGGAGGTGCTGTTCTTCCCCTCGCCGCCCTGCTGCATCGAGGCGCTGCTGGCCGAGGCGGCCGAGCCCGGGGCGcccgcccggccctgcccgtGCCCGCTGCCCAGCGGCGACACCGCCCTGAGCCGCCTGGTGCGCCGCCTCCTCTCCGCCCGCCGCTCGCTCGACCTCTGCCTCTTCTCGTTCTCCTGCCCGCAGCTCGCCCGGGCCGTGCAGCTCCTGCACCGCCGCGGGGTCCGCATCCGCCTGGTGACGGACGCGCAGTACATGGGGCTGCACGGCTCCCAGATCGGCCGCCTGCGCCAAGCGG ggatcCAGGTGCGCCACGACCAGCACAGCGGCTACATGCACCACAAGTTCGCCATCGTGGACCGCAGGATGCTCATCACCGGCTCCCTCAACTGGACCACCCAGGCCATCCAGAGCAACCGCGAGAACGTGCTGGTGGTGGAGGACGCCGAGTACGTGAAGGCTTTCCAGGAGGAGTTTGAAAGGATTTGGGAAGAGTACAATCCTGCCAATtacaggtttttttctgaaaggcAGTAA